A single genomic interval of Spirosoma linguale DSM 74 harbors:
- a CDS encoding amidohydrolase (PFAM: amidohydrolase~KEGG: ilo:IL0044 amidohydrolase) yields the protein MKHLLLFIILLLASCAALSAQALISNGQRDIVFKSVNVIPMDRERVLENQTVVVRNGRIAALGTAGKVAVSKDALVIDAKGKYLTPGWAEIHAHVPPIDDIEPMKEVLMLYLANGITTIRGMLGHPRHLELRSKINSGEILGPHFYATGPSFNGQTVKTAERGAQMVREQKAAGYDFLKLHPGLTKETFPAIAKTAHEVGIPFVGHVSFNVGVWRAIDAEYSSIDHMDGFVEAIVPRSDTLAEPETGLFASWIAYRADASQIPKLVKGLRDKHVRVVPTQALAERWLSPLPADAFTNDPEMKYMKPEQVTSWENTKKSYLANPNFSKEHAEKLIQIRRKLIYECQKNGVDILLGSDAPQIFNVPGFSIHHEMKYMVDAGLTPYETLRTGTVNVASYLNKPDWGVVKTGNVSDLVLLSGNPLKDISQTKNIEGVMMGTNWLSKAYIQNELKKLEKQ from the coding sequence ATGAAACACCTGCTTCTATTCATCATCCTGCTTCTCGCTTCGTGTGCTGCGCTTTCGGCCCAGGCCCTAATCAGCAATGGCCAGCGCGACATTGTATTCAAATCCGTCAATGTGATCCCCATGGACCGCGAGCGCGTGCTCGAAAATCAGACGGTTGTGGTGCGGAACGGCCGGATAGCCGCCCTGGGTACGGCTGGAAAAGTAGCTGTCAGCAAAGATGCGCTGGTGATTGACGCCAAAGGGAAATACCTGACGCCGGGCTGGGCTGAAATTCACGCCCACGTGCCGCCCATCGACGATATCGAGCCCATGAAAGAGGTACTGATGCTGTATCTGGCCAACGGCATTACGACCATTCGGGGTATGCTGGGCCACCCCCGCCATCTGGAACTTCGCAGTAAGATCAACAGCGGTGAAATTCTGGGGCCACATTTTTACGCCACCGGCCCATCATTCAACGGGCAAACCGTGAAGACCGCCGAGCGGGGTGCCCAGATGGTTCGCGAGCAGAAAGCGGCTGGTTATGATTTTCTCAAACTGCATCCGGGACTCACCAAAGAGACGTTCCCGGCCATTGCCAAAACGGCGCACGAAGTCGGTATTCCTTTTGTAGGCCACGTGTCGTTCAATGTGGGTGTCTGGCGGGCAATTGATGCGGAGTACTCGTCCATCGACCATATGGACGGATTTGTGGAGGCCATCGTTCCCCGTTCGGATACGCTGGCCGAACCCGAAACCGGCCTGTTTGCGTCCTGGATCGCCTACCGGGCCGATGCCTCGCAGATTCCCAAACTTGTAAAGGGTCTGCGCGATAAGCATGTCCGAGTCGTGCCCACGCAGGCTCTGGCCGAACGCTGGCTCTCGCCCTTACCCGCCGATGCGTTTACGAACGACCCCGAAATGAAGTATATGAAACCGGAGCAGGTTACAAGCTGGGAGAATACCAAAAAAAGCTACCTCGCCAATCCAAACTTCTCGAAAGAACATGCCGAAAAACTGATTCAGATTCGCCGGAAGCTCATCTATGAATGCCAGAAAAACGGCGTCGATATTCTGTTAGGCTCCGATGCGCCCCAGATTTTCAATGTGCCCGGCTTCTCCATCCACCACGAAATGAAATACATGGTCGACGCCGGACTGACGCCCTACGAAACCCTGCGGACGGGCACGGTCAACGTGGCATCTTACCTGAACAAACCCGATTGGGGCGTCGTGAAGACGGGAAATGTATCGGACCTGGTGTTACTCAGTGGAAACCCGCTGAAAGACATCAGCCAGACCAAAAACATTGAGGGCGTAATGATGGGTACGAACTGGCTGTCGAAGGCGTATATCCAGAACGAGTTGAAAAAGCTGGAGAAACAGTGA
- a CDS encoding conserved hypothetical protein (KEGG: mms:mma_1622 hypothetical protein), whose protein sequence is MKIKAIITGATGMVGEGVLHECLQQPEVEAVLLINRNPSGVSHPKVSEIIHKDFFDLSSIESQLSGYNACFFCLGVSSVGMKEDEYRHLTYDLTLHVAETLARLNPDMTFGYISGAGTDSTEQGRSMWARVKGATENALMRLPFKKAYMFRPGFMKPTPGLKNTLVYYKYINWLYPIGRALYPAGFSTLQELALAMIKSVSVGYEKSILEVKDIVDLAKR, encoded by the coding sequence ATGAAAATCAAAGCAATTATAACCGGTGCTACGGGCATGGTAGGCGAAGGCGTCCTGCACGAATGTTTACAGCAACCCGAGGTAGAAGCGGTACTGCTCATCAACCGCAACCCCAGTGGTGTATCGCACCCAAAAGTCAGCGAGATTATTCACAAAGATTTCTTCGATCTGTCGTCCATCGAATCGCAACTGAGCGGGTACAACGCCTGCTTTTTCTGCCTGGGGGTATCGTCGGTAGGAATGAAGGAGGACGAATACCGGCACCTGACCTACGACCTGACGCTACACGTAGCCGAAACGCTGGCCCGGCTCAATCCCGATATGACCTTTGGTTATATCTCGGGCGCAGGAACCGACAGCACCGAACAGGGACGCAGCATGTGGGCGCGGGTGAAAGGTGCTACCGAGAATGCCCTGATGCGGCTGCCGTTCAAGAAAGCGTATATGTTTCGGCCGGGCTTCATGAAACCAACCCCCGGTCTGAAAAACACGCTGGTCTATTATAAATACATCAACTGGCTGTATCCTATCGGCCGGGCGCTTTACCCGGCGGGCTTTTCAACCTTGCAGGAACTGGCGCTGGCCATGATAAAGTCGGTCAGTGTTGGCTATGAAAAGTCAATTCTGGAAGTAAAGGATATTGTCGATCTGGCAAAGCGGTAG